From the genome of Homalodisca vitripennis isolate AUS2020 chromosome 8, UT_GWSS_2.1, whole genome shotgun sequence, one region includes:
- the LOC124367739 gene encoding actin-binding protein IPP-like isoform X2: protein MSPMNGNSNNNNSSSAAAKTTSPTPTQWHTLAKSKDSSPDKTYSNRYFPVKVLQNLNILRQNSRFCDVSIVAGGKMMKVHRAILSASSPYFQAMFSNGLVEEQKDTIELHSISPYILNLLVDFIYTGEITINQENVQDLIVAADMLELNEVVLGCTEFLKQELHHTNAIGIYRFADAHNCAEMRTTALNYIQNHFPHIYQEEEFLELPKDQLVFFLSSEHLRVDSEFQVFQAALRWISHDIEQRKRYVFELLTHVRLPLLSVCLLEKTIVECTDISLKVALRSIRNDLLMRKGNLVPLSVFPRLCAKKDIFVIGGSKRELMSAWTRSSECTFESVERFLTHSEGKRWYQVAPMGIGRILPGVAALNGRIYVVGGEQESQILANGEVYDPTEDKWTAVANMVVPRCEFGLCALNGDLYAVGGWVGEDIGGSIERYDPTVDEWTLQGQLPEPRFSMGVVSYEGLIYVVGGCIHSRRHLQDLLCFNPVTREWTPLAPMLVPRSQMGVAVLDGFLYVVGGTNKQNEVLQSVERYSFEQNKWSEVASMKVGRASPAVASADGLLYVIGGDQTHEVNFYRAQITIADVECYDPLVNIWSDCPPLPESRSEAGAVVI from the exons ATGTCACCAATGAATggcaatagtaataataacaattccTCATCAGCAGCTGCAAAAACCACATCTCCAACTCCAACACAATGGCATACTTTGGCCAAAAGCAAAGACAGTTCTCCAGACAAAACATATTCAAACCGTTATTTCCCAGTTAAAGTCCTTCAAAATCTGAATATTCTTAGGCAAAATAGCAGATTTTGTGATGTCTCTATTGTGGCTGGAGGAAAAATGATGAAG GTACATCGAGCCATACTCTCTGCCAGTAGTCCATACTTTCAGGCGATGTTTTccaatggattggtcgaggaaCAAAAGGATACCATAGAATTACATTCAATCTCTCCCTACATCCTCAATTTACTTGTAGACTTCATTTATACAG gtgaaataacaataaatcaagaGAACGTTCAAGACCTGATAGTTGCTGCTGACATGTTAGAGCTGAACGAAGTTGTGTTGGGGTGCACAGAATTCCTCAAACAAGAGTTACACCACACAAATGCCATAGGAATCTACAG GTTCGCAGATGCTCACAACTGTGCTGAGATGCGGACAACAGCTCTAAACTACATCCAGAACCACTTTCCCCACATTTACCAAGAGGAAGAGTTCCTGGAACTGCCCAAGGATCAGCTGGTCTTCTTCCTATCCAGTGAACACCTGAGGGTTGACAGTGAGTTTCAG gtGTTCCAGGCAGCCCTGCGTTGGATCTCCCACGATATAGAGCAGCGCAAGCGTTACGTGTTCGAACTCCTGACACACGTACGCCTGCCACTGTTATCTGTGTGCCTTCTTGAGAAAACTATCGTTGAATGTACTGACATTAGTTTAAAG GTCGCTTTAAGAAGTATTAGAAATGATCTGTTAATGCGGAAAGGTAACTTGGTTCCTCTATCAGTCTTCCCTCGGCTCTGTGCGAAAAAGGACATTTTTGTGATTGGCGGCTCAAAGCGAGAACTGATGAGTGCTTGGACCAGGTCATCGGAGTGTACGTTCGAGTCAGTTGAACGGTTTTTGACACATTCAGAAGGTAA GAGGTGGTACCAAGTGGCTCCGATGGGCATAGGCCGGATACTACCCGGAGTAGCAGCACTCAACGGCCGGATATATGTTGTGGGAGGAGAGCAAGAGTCCCAGATCCTGGCAAACGGGGAGGTGTACGATCCTACCGAGGACAAATGGACAGCCGTCGCCAACATG GTGGTGCCGCGCTGTGAGTTCGGCCTGTGTGCTCTCAACGGAGACTTGTACGCAGTCGGAGGCTGGGTGGGGGAGGACATCGGAGGATCTATTGAGAG GTACGACCCAACAGTCGACGAGTGGACGTTGCAGGGACAGTTGCCGGAACCTAGGTTCAGCATGGGAGTGGTTTCTTATGAAG GTCTGATCTACGTTGTTGGTGGCTGTATACACAGTCGTAGGCACCTGCAGGATCTGTTGTGTTTCAATCCGGTGACAAGAGAGTGGACACCGCTCGCTCCCATGCTGGTGCCCCGCTCACAGATGGGAGTGGCAGTGCTGGACGGCTTCCTCTACGTTGTCGGAGGCACCAACAAGCAGAACGAGGTGCTCCAGTCGGTCGAGCGATACTCATTCGAGCAG AACAAGTGGAGTGAAGTGGCATCGATGAAGGTCGGGAGGGCGAGTCCAGCAGTGGCGTCAGCCGATGGTCTTCTCTACGTGATTGGTGGCGACCAGACTCACGAGGTCAACTTCTACCGGGCCCAGATCACCATTGCCGATGTTGAGTGTTACGATCCTCTTGTCAACATTTGGTCAGACTGTCCACCATTGCCGGAGAGTCGGAGTGAGGCCGGCGCAGTTGTCATTTGA
- the LOC124367739 gene encoding actin-binding protein IPP-like isoform X1 gives MSPMNGNSNNNNSSSAAAKTTSPTPTQWHTLAKSKDSSPDKTYSNRYFPVKVLQNLNILRQNSRFCDVSIVAGGKMMKVHRAILSASSPYFQAMFSNGLVEEQKDTIELHSISPYILNLLVDFIYTGEITINQENVQDLIVAADMLELNEVVLGCTEFLKQELHHTNAIGIYRFADAHNCAEMRTTALNYIQNHFPHIYQEEEFLELPKDQLVFFLSSEHLRVDSEFQVFQAALRWISHDIEQRKRYVFELLTHVRLPLLSVCLLEKTIVECTDISLKVALRSIRNDLLMRKGNLVPLSVFPRLCAKKDIFVIGGSKRELMSAWTRSSECTFESVERMLCVGRRWYQVAPMGIGRILPGVAALNGRIYVVGGEQESQILANGEVYDPTEDKWTAVANMVVPRCEFGLCALNGDLYAVGGWVGEDIGGSIERYDPTVDEWTLQGQLPEPRFSMGVVSYEGLIYVVGGCIHSRRHLQDLLCFNPVTREWTPLAPMLVPRSQMGVAVLDGFLYVVGGTNKQNEVLQSVERYSFEQNKWSEVASMKVGRASPAVASADGLLYVIGGDQTHEVNFYRAQITIADVECYDPLVNIWSDCPPLPESRSEAGAVVI, from the exons ATGTCACCAATGAATggcaatagtaataataacaattccTCATCAGCAGCTGCAAAAACCACATCTCCAACTCCAACACAATGGCATACTTTGGCCAAAAGCAAAGACAGTTCTCCAGACAAAACATATTCAAACCGTTATTTCCCAGTTAAAGTCCTTCAAAATCTGAATATTCTTAGGCAAAATAGCAGATTTTGTGATGTCTCTATTGTGGCTGGAGGAAAAATGATGAAG GTACATCGAGCCATACTCTCTGCCAGTAGTCCATACTTTCAGGCGATGTTTTccaatggattggtcgaggaaCAAAAGGATACCATAGAATTACATTCAATCTCTCCCTACATCCTCAATTTACTTGTAGACTTCATTTATACAG gtgaaataacaataaatcaagaGAACGTTCAAGACCTGATAGTTGCTGCTGACATGTTAGAGCTGAACGAAGTTGTGTTGGGGTGCACAGAATTCCTCAAACAAGAGTTACACCACACAAATGCCATAGGAATCTACAG GTTCGCAGATGCTCACAACTGTGCTGAGATGCGGACAACAGCTCTAAACTACATCCAGAACCACTTTCCCCACATTTACCAAGAGGAAGAGTTCCTGGAACTGCCCAAGGATCAGCTGGTCTTCTTCCTATCCAGTGAACACCTGAGGGTTGACAGTGAGTTTCAG gtGTTCCAGGCAGCCCTGCGTTGGATCTCCCACGATATAGAGCAGCGCAAGCGTTACGTGTTCGAACTCCTGACACACGTACGCCTGCCACTGTTATCTGTGTGCCTTCTTGAGAAAACTATCGTTGAATGTACTGACATTAGTTTAAAG GTCGCTTTAAGAAGTATTAGAAATGATCTGTTAATGCGGAAAGGTAACTTGGTTCCTCTATCAGTCTTCCCTCGGCTCTGTGCGAAAAAGGACATTTTTGTGATTGGCGGCTCAAAGCGAGAACTGATGAGTGCTTGGACCAGGTCATCGGAGTGTACGTTCGAGTCAGTTGAACG GATGTTGTGTGTCGGTAGGAGGTGGTACCAAGTGGCTCCGATGGGCATAGGCCGGATACTACCCGGAGTAGCAGCACTCAACGGCCGGATATATGTTGTGGGAGGAGAGCAAGAGTCCCAGATCCTGGCAAACGGGGAGGTGTACGATCCTACCGAGGACAAATGGACAGCCGTCGCCAACATG GTGGTGCCGCGCTGTGAGTTCGGCCTGTGTGCTCTCAACGGAGACTTGTACGCAGTCGGAGGCTGGGTGGGGGAGGACATCGGAGGATCTATTGAGAG GTACGACCCAACAGTCGACGAGTGGACGTTGCAGGGACAGTTGCCGGAACCTAGGTTCAGCATGGGAGTGGTTTCTTATGAAG GTCTGATCTACGTTGTTGGTGGCTGTATACACAGTCGTAGGCACCTGCAGGATCTGTTGTGTTTCAATCCGGTGACAAGAGAGTGGACACCGCTCGCTCCCATGCTGGTGCCCCGCTCACAGATGGGAGTGGCAGTGCTGGACGGCTTCCTCTACGTTGTCGGAGGCACCAACAAGCAGAACGAGGTGCTCCAGTCGGTCGAGCGATACTCATTCGAGCAG AACAAGTGGAGTGAAGTGGCATCGATGAAGGTCGGGAGGGCGAGTCCAGCAGTGGCGTCAGCCGATGGTCTTCTCTACGTGATTGGTGGCGACCAGACTCACGAGGTCAACTTCTACCGGGCCCAGATCACCATTGCCGATGTTGAGTGTTACGATCCTCTTGTCAACATTTGGTCAGACTGTCCACCATTGCCGGAGAGTCGGAGTGAGGCCGGCGCAGTTGTCATTTGA